A single window of Dehalococcoidia bacterium DNA harbors:
- a CDS encoding SMP-30/gluconolactonase/LRE family protein: MGIVRTDAGLGKLVEGDHWTPVAQNLGFTEGPVWHPDGSLLFSDIPNDRVHRLRGGALDVYREPSGNANGLTLDLDTNLLACEHGTRRVSRERGGEIETIASHYDGKRLNSPNDIVVRSDGRIFFTDPPYGITEEQRELPYNGVFTLAPDGELSLLVSDFDRPNGLALSPDERTLYIADTARLHVRALDVAVDGALSNGRVFADMAEGGRPDGMKVDVEGRVYVAAGALQVFASDGKPLGVLDCPESPANCAWGEDGSTLYITARTGVYRLRFNIRGIAAHLR, from the coding sequence ATGGGCATCGTCCGCACGGATGCGGGGCTCGGCAAACTCGTCGAAGGCGACCACTGGACGCCCGTCGCGCAAAATCTCGGCTTCACGGAAGGCCCCGTCTGGCACCCCGACGGATCGCTGCTCTTCAGCGACATCCCCAACGACCGCGTGCACCGCCTCCGCGGCGGTGCCCTCGACGTCTACCGCGAGCCCAGCGGCAACGCCAACGGCCTCACGCTCGATCTCGATACCAACCTGCTTGCCTGCGAGCACGGCACCCGGCGCGTCTCACGCGAACGCGGCGGCGAGATCGAAACGATCGCGTCGCACTACGATGGCAAGCGGCTGAACAGCCCAAACGACATCGTCGTGCGCAGCGACGGCCGAATCTTCTTCACCGACCCGCCGTACGGCATCACGGAAGAGCAGCGCGAGCTGCCGTACAACGGCGTCTTCACGCTGGCGCCCGACGGCGAACTGTCGCTGCTCGTCTCGGACTTCGACCGTCCGAACGGGCTCGCCTTATCGCCCGACGAGCGCACCCTATACATCGCGGACACCGCTCGACTGCACGTGCGCGCGCTCGACGTCGCAGTCGACGGCGCGCTGTCGAACGGCCGCGTCTTCGCCGATATGGCCGAAGGCGGCCGCCCCGATGGCATGAAAGTCGACGTCGAAGGCCGGGTCTACGTCGCCGCCGGCGCCCTGCAGGTCTTCGCTTCCGACGGCAAGCCGCTCGGCGTGCTCGACTGCCCCGAATCGCCCGCGAATTGCGCCTGGGGCGAAGACGGCTCGACGCTCTACATCACCGCCCGCACCGGCGTCTACCGCCTGCGATTCAACATCCGCGGCATCGCGGCACATCTCCGGTAG